The Oncorhynchus kisutch isolate 150728-3 unplaced genomic scaffold, Okis_V2 Okis07a-Okis12b_hom, whole genome shotgun sequence genome includes a region encoding these proteins:
- the LOC116360211 gene encoding ecto-ADP-ribosyltransferase 5-like: MEINNIDKKKTIVFSVIFLLVLMVILVLIFGIPHSKDGETENGGIQDGGMQDGGIQDGGMQEILPLDMVRSSVDDKYDGCRDLMLWEVENMYLFDELKTNPQFNTSWNIAKPHAIPHGDSLNTEHSIAIYLYTKNIPGSNSKSMYLDFNKAVQEGHSAYMTSSFKYHALHFYLTDAVQILRERQETCKETFHRTNKKFDMSVLNHEIRFGTFATSSLRSDLTNFGNVSCFEIHTCFGAELTSYSAFPEEREVLIPPYEIFEVTKIQTKSPVNNLLCEVVYTLKSKGTDTDLNCKLILSGGESNIIRASDTGYIILYIMLITTVCY, from the exons ATGGAAATCAATAACATCGATAAAAAGAAGACAATCGTCTTTTCTGTTATTTTTCTACTTGTTTTGATGGTAATCTTAGTTTTAATCTTCGGCATTCCCCATTCAAAG GATGGAGAAACTGAGAATGGAGGGATTCAAGATGGAGGGATGCAAGATGGAGGGATTCAAGATGGAGGGATGCAAGAGATTCTACCTCTAGACATGGTCCGTTCTTCTGTTGATGACAAATATGATGGGTGCAGAGATTTAATGTTATGGGAGGTTGAAAACATGTACCTCTTCGATGAGTTAAAAACAAATCCTCAATTCAATACATCCTGGAACATAGCAAAACCACACGCTATACCACATGGAGACAGTTTGAATACAGAGCATTCTATTGCTATCTATTTGTATACAAAAAACATACCAGGATCAAATTCCAAATCAATGTACCTGGACTTTAACAAAGCAGTTCAAGAGGGCCATTCTGCATATATGACATCATCATTCAAGTACCATGCACTGCATTTCTACCTGACTGACGCTGTTCAGATTCTTAGAGAAAGACAAGAGACATGTAAGGAAACCTTTCACAGAACCAACAAGAAGTTTGATATGAGTGTTCTCAACCACGAGATCCGTTTCGGCACCTTCGCCACAAGCTCTTTAAGATCCGACTTAACCAATTTTGGGAATGTGTCTTGCTTTGAGATCCACACTTGCTTTGGTGCTGAGCTAACTTCTTACTCTGCCTTTCCTGAAGAGAGAGAAGTTTTAATTCCTCCATATGAGATTTTTGAAGTCACCAAAATCCAGACAAAGTCACCAGTGAATAACCTGTTGTGTGAAGTCGTCTACACACTAAAGAGCAAGGGAACAGACACTGATCTGAATTGCAAATTGATTTTGAGTGGAGGAGAATCAAACATTATCAGAGCATCAGATACAGGCTACATAATACTCTATATTATGTTGATAACTACTGTATGTTACTGA